The genomic window GGGACTCGCAGTGGGGGAGCGCGTCGTCGGATCGAAGATCGGTGTGCTCTCGGAGTACGCGGTGCTGCCGGCATCCGATGTCTGGCGGGCCCCTTCCGCGTTGTCGGACGCCGAGGCCGCCGGTCTGACGGTCGCGTACCAGACGGCGTGGTTCGGACTCCACCGCCGCGCGGCGCTGCAGCCGGGTGAGTGGCTGCTGGTGCATGCCGCCGCGGGCGGCGTGGGGCTGGCGGCCGTGCAGCTCGGCGTCGCCGCCGGTGCGCGCGTCATCGGTGTCGTGGGGTCGGACGCCAAGGCCGCGGTCGCTCGCGAGGCGGGGGCCGAGGTCGTGCTGGTGCGCGGTTCCGACGATCTCGCCGCCGGAGTCAAGGCCGCGACCGGCGGCCACGGCGCCGACGTCGTCTTCGATCCGGTGGGCGGGGCGGCCTTCGACGCCTCGACCAAGTGCATCGCCTTCGAGGGGCGCATCGTGGTCGTCGGCTTCGCCGGCGGCACGATCCAGACGCTGCCCGCGGGTCACGTGCTCGTCAAGAACTACTCCGTGCTGGGCCTGCACTGGGGCATGTACCCCCGCGTGCGTCCTGATCTCATCGACGTGGCGCGGACGGAGCTGACGCGCCTGGCCGATGCAGGGACGATCCGCCCGGTCGTCGACCACGCCGTGCCGTTCGAGCAGGCGCCCGAGGCGCTCACGGCACTCGCGTCGGGATCGACCGTCGGCCGCGTCGTGATCGAGCTGACGTCGTGAGCGGGCGTCGTCTCGATGTCAGGTGGCGGTGTTCGCTTCATGCGCTCTCGCCGAACGCACACGATGCGTGCGTGACGGACGTGTGTTGTCGGCGTGAGCACATGATGCGCACGGATGCCGCGACCCAGGCGGGGAGCGCGCGGTGAATCGGTTCGGACTGGATGGCCGCGTCGCGCTCGTCACCGGCGGGGCGCGCGGCATCGGGGAGGCGTACGTCCGAGCACTGCACGCGGCCGGCGCCCGGGTCGTGATCGCTGACATCCTCGACGACGACGGCGTCGCG from Microbacterium sp. ProA8 includes these protein-coding regions:
- a CDS encoding NADPH:quinone oxidoreductase family protein; this translates as MPHPEVTPRSDAAGALPDAMRAWRVTRLGEPAEALSLDTVAVPAPAAGEVLVKVAAVAANFPDVLLCRGEYQVKPELPFSPGIELAGVVAAVGDGVAGLAVGERVVGSKIGVLSEYAVLPASDVWRAPSALSDAEAAGLTVAYQTAWFGLHRRAALQPGEWLLVHAAAGGVGLAAVQLGVAAGARVIGVVGSDAKAAVAREAGAEVVLVRGSDDLAAGVKAATGGHGADVVFDPVGGAAFDASTKCIAFEGRIVVVGFAGGTIQTLPAGHVLVKNYSVLGLHWGMYPRVRPDLIDVARTELTRLADAGTIRPVVDHAVPFEQAPEALTALASGSTVGRVVIELTS